In a genomic window of Methanosarcina horonobensis HB-1 = JCM 15518:
- the npdG gene encoding NADPH-dependent F420 reductase, whose product MNSEKLKIAVLGGTGNIGEGMVLRLALQNLMPEGVKNEIIIGSRSLETADEAAKKALSELENCGFDTSRMTINGMGNLEASQAAEVIILTIRFDHVLPLLEEIKEALENKIVISPVVPMVKEGSFMAYRPPAEGSAALAIQKNVPESTRVVAAFHNIPAGKLRDVVKCKAVHDALVCSDDAKAKELVMELTRHMGCLKPLDGGPLKQASTMESLTPLLINLAKLNGLKDLGINFS is encoded by the coding sequence TTGAATTCTGAAAAGCTGAAAATAGCTGTTCTTGGAGGAACCGGTAATATAGGAGAAGGAATGGTGTTAAGGCTTGCCCTTCAAAACCTTATGCCTGAAGGTGTGAAGAATGAGATAATTATTGGGTCCAGATCTCTGGAAACTGCGGATGAAGCCGCAAAAAAAGCATTATCAGAACTTGAAAACTGCGGGTTCGATACATCCAGAATGACAATTAACGGCATGGGCAACCTTGAAGCCTCACAGGCAGCCGAAGTAATAATACTCACGATTCGTTTTGACCACGTTCTGCCTTTGCTAGAAGAAATAAAAGAGGCTCTGGAGAATAAGATCGTTATTTCGCCTGTTGTTCCGATGGTAAAAGAAGGAAGCTTTATGGCATACAGGCCTCCTGCAGAGGGTTCAGCAGCCCTTGCAATTCAGAAAAATGTCCCGGAGTCCACCAGAGTTGTTGCCGCCTTCCATAACATCCCTGCAGGGAAACTCAGAGATGTTGTTAAATGCAAAGCCGTGCACGATGCACTTGTTTGCAGTGACGATGCAAAAGCAAAGGAGCTTGTGATGGAACTTACAAGGCATATGGGATGCCTCAAACCCCTTGACGGAGGCCCTCTTAAACAGGCAAGTACAATGGAATCTCTGACACCGTTGCTCATCAATCTTGCAAAACTGAATGGGCTTAAAGACCTCGGAATAAACTTCTCCTGA
- a CDS encoding S8 family peptidase has protein sequence MYLGSYTTRVLYLLTLTAVFTGLFSSTSFMVYGEKGFTGSEHEISDSQLSGSALSDLELLYSDSSILMYSNSSVLKPVEKDSGTIFKETIENQEETEENLTAYIRLFPDTDKEVLTSCATVKEWDEDSGTDAVSVKLESLETVSSLKGVCSVQPAISPIIRKIDRGEKGLFSSRNFRKPDSFTGSGVKIGIISDGVEDISEAVALGALPEDVHILSPGKGTEGTVILEVVHEVSPGAELYFHSAGDNKLEFNRAVDALIAEGCQIICDDVGWPDEPFFEDGIVASHVREVIEDQGILYVSAAGNDAGRHYQGMFFDNGSGWHDFSSGTSTSRNIYIDIPQGEKTTVVLQWNDSWNSSENDYDLYLYDLFSGKELAASKKVQSGTGTPLEYVKYTNTEETLKKVSVSVKKHSGKDRILEVYIYANSSVKIHPDNLVEEDSVFGHPAVPEVICVGAVDSGNPQITGIASYSSRGPVSIYYPEYELRNKIDFSGPGSVRVSGTNGMDSLFAGTSASAPSVAGICALVWSIHPEKNSSEIREILCSSAEDLGEPGYDTVFGYGSVNSNTVYLLENLYTGSSLSSEKSGISPAGAKGIFTLKISVPLEQICYVAKLPSGEK, from the coding sequence GTGTATCTGGGGAGTTACACCACAAGAGTATTGTACCTGTTGACTTTGACCGCAGTCTTTACAGGCTTGTTTTCTTCTACCAGTTTTATGGTATATGGAGAAAAGGGATTTACAGGATCTGAACATGAAATTTCTGATTCTCAACTTTCAGGGTCTGCTCTATCAGACTTAGAACTACTTTACTCAGATTCATCTATTCTAATGTACTCAAACTCATCTGTTTTGAAACCCGTGGAGAAAGATTCTGGAACTATCTTTAAAGAAACAATAGAAAACCAGGAAGAAACAGAAGAGAACCTGACTGCATATATCCGTCTTTTTCCCGACACAGATAAAGAAGTCCTGACCTCCTGCGCCACAGTTAAAGAGTGGGATGAAGACTCCGGTACTGATGCAGTAAGTGTCAAGCTGGAATCACTTGAGACAGTATCCTCCCTTAAAGGGGTGTGTTCAGTCCAGCCGGCTATTTCTCCTATTATTAGAAAAATAGACAGAGGAGAAAAAGGGCTTTTTTCTTCAAGGAATTTCCGGAAACCTGATAGTTTTACTGGATCTGGAGTTAAAATAGGAATAATTTCTGATGGTGTAGAAGATATATCCGAAGCCGTAGCACTTGGAGCTCTCCCTGAAGATGTGCATATACTTTCCCCAGGAAAAGGAACTGAGGGTACAGTAATACTCGAAGTAGTCCATGAGGTATCTCCGGGTGCAGAACTGTACTTTCATAGCGCAGGCGATAACAAGCTTGAGTTTAACAGAGCTGTTGATGCTCTTATTGCCGAAGGCTGCCAGATTATCTGTGATGATGTGGGATGGCCCGACGAACCTTTCTTCGAGGACGGAATTGTAGCTTCTCATGTCAGAGAAGTTATAGAAGATCAGGGTATTCTGTATGTAAGTGCAGCAGGTAACGATGCAGGACGACATTACCAGGGAATGTTTTTTGACAACGGATCGGGCTGGCATGATTTCAGTTCAGGAACCAGCACTTCCAGAAACATTTACATAGATATCCCTCAAGGGGAGAAGACGACTGTAGTCCTCCAGTGGAATGATTCTTGGAACAGTTCCGAAAACGATTATGATCTCTACCTCTATGACCTCTTCAGTGGGAAAGAACTTGCCGCAAGTAAAAAGGTTCAGAGCGGTACAGGTACCCCTCTTGAATATGTCAAGTACACCAACACGGAAGAAACCTTAAAGAAAGTCAGTGTTTCCGTCAAAAAACATTCCGGAAAAGATAGGATACTGGAAGTTTACATTTATGCGAACTCTTCAGTAAAAATCCATCCTGATAACCTTGTTGAGGAGGACTCTGTCTTCGGGCATCCTGCCGTCCCGGAGGTTATTTGCGTTGGAGCTGTTGATTCGGGAAATCCACAAATTACAGGTATAGCATCCTATTCTTCGCGCGGTCCTGTAAGCATTTACTATCCCGAGTACGAGCTCAGGAACAAGATAGATTTCAGTGGGCCAGGTAGTGTGAGAGTTTCAGGCACAAATGGGATGGACAGCCTCTTTGCAGGTACAAGCGCTTCTGCTCCCTCTGTTGCAGGGATTTGTGCTCTTGTCTGGAGCATACATCCTGAGAAGAACAGCAGTGAAATCCGTGAAATTCTGTGCTCTTCAGCCGAAGACCTTGGAGAACCAGGTTATGATACTGTCTTCGGGTATGGTTCGGTCAATAGTAACACAGTCTACCTTCTTGAAAACCTTTATACAGGCAGCAGCTTATCATCGGAAAAATCCGGAATTTCACCCGCGGGAGCAAAAGGGATATTTACACTGAAAATTTCCGTGCCCCTTGAACAGATCTGCTACGTGGCAAAATTACCCTCCGGGGAAAAGTAA
- a CDS encoding DUF2284 domain-containing protein gives MLGKYEDLVEKASEMGIKAYFLKAGDIPIENRIALKCAYGCRGYGKRLSCPPYVMSIDEFRKVIREYSSALLLVDEYDTSGIQDVLEAWSGLRKDSFHKMLELEQEAFREGFTFAHLLRPGSCNECEICNLEKCIKPEMRRFAPEAVGINVQKAMEEAGLVLEFCKPEKTSCVGILLLE, from the coding sequence ATGCTTGGGAAATATGAGGACCTTGTTGAAAAGGCATCGGAAATGGGAATTAAGGCTTATTTTTTGAAAGCAGGAGATATTCCTATTGAGAATAGGATTGCATTGAAGTGTGCTTACGGATGCAGAGGTTATGGAAAGAGGTTGAGCTGCCCTCCCTATGTCATGTCGATTGATGAGTTCAGGAAAGTCATAAGGGAGTACAGCAGTGCCCTTCTCCTTGTAGACGAATATGACACATCAGGAATTCAGGACGTTCTTGAAGCCTGGTCAGGGCTTCGGAAGGATTCCTTTCATAAGATGTTAGAGCTTGAACAGGAAGCTTTCAGGGAAGGCTTTACCTTTGCACACCTCCTGAGACCCGGCTCCTGCAATGAATGTGAGATCTGCAACCTTGAAAAATGCATAAAGCCTGAAATGAGGCGCTTTGCACCCGAGGCTGTTGGAATAAATGTCCAGAAAGCAATGGAAGAAGCAGGACTTGTTCTTGAATTCTGCAAACCGGAAAAGACCTCATGTGTCGGGATTCTGTTGTTAGAGTGA
- a CDS encoding M24 family metallopeptidase, translated as MIKKIPLTELKNRMRCFRKQMDLSNPDWEIAVIFSKINLYYFTGTMQDGMLIIPRNEEATLWVRRSYERAVDESLFSSIEPMNSFRDAIGSVSKASKLPDTVYLETEVVPLALYQRFQKYFPFKNVKPVDAQICAIRAVKSEYELSLLREAGRIHQHVLENLVPGMLREGMSEADLSTELFSVLVEKGHHGACRFGMFDTEMILGNVCFGESSIYPTYFNGPGGKFGLCPAAPVLGSRDRKLRKGDLVFVDVGCGVDGYHTDKTTTYMFGSSLPQYAIDIHNKCVDIQNEAASMLKSGNTPSQIYDAIMNRLDKEFLQNFMGFGNRKVKFLGHGVGLLIDETPVIAEGFDEPLQEGMVFALEPKKGIENIGMVGIENTFIVTAEGGDCITGDNPGLIPVY; from the coding sequence ATGATTAAGAAAATACCTTTAACCGAATTGAAAAACCGTATGAGATGCTTCAGAAAACAGATGGACTTATCAAACCCTGATTGGGAAATCGCTGTTATCTTTAGCAAAATCAATCTTTATTACTTTACCGGCACCATGCAGGACGGAATGTTAATCATTCCCAGGAACGAAGAGGCGACATTATGGGTGCGGCGCAGTTATGAAAGAGCGGTGGACGAATCATTGTTTTCCAGTATAGAACCAATGAACAGTTTCCGTGATGCTATCGGGAGTGTAAGTAAAGCAAGCAAGCTTCCGGATACGGTATATCTGGAAACTGAAGTAGTCCCTCTGGCTTTATATCAAAGGTTTCAAAAATATTTCCCCTTTAAGAACGTTAAACCCGTTGATGCTCAGATTTGCGCTATCAGAGCAGTAAAAAGTGAGTATGAACTGTCTTTGCTGCGGGAAGCCGGCAGGATCCATCAGCATGTTCTTGAGAACCTTGTACCCGGGATGTTGCGGGAAGGAATGAGTGAAGCTGACCTGTCAACTGAGCTGTTTTCAGTTCTTGTAGAGAAAGGGCACCACGGAGCATGTCGTTTTGGCATGTTCGATACGGAGATGATCCTGGGAAATGTCTGTTTCGGGGAAAGCTCCATTTATCCGACTTACTTTAACGGACCCGGCGGAAAGTTCGGGTTGTGCCCAGCAGCACCCGTGCTCGGAAGCAGGGATCGGAAATTAAGAAAAGGTGACCTTGTCTTTGTTGACGTCGGATGCGGAGTTGACGGTTACCACACGGACAAGACAACAACGTACATGTTTGGATCTTCCCTCCCGCAGTATGCGATAGACATCCACAATAAATGTGTGGATATACAGAATGAAGCTGCATCAATGCTGAAATCCGGAAATACTCCTTCCCAAATCTATGATGCCATAATGAATAGACTCGATAAGGAATTCCTGCAAAACTTCATGGGCTTCGGCAACCGTAAAGTTAAATTCCTCGGGCATGGAGTCGGCTTATTAATCGATGAAACTCCTGTAATTGCCGAAGGATTTGATGAGCCCTTGCAGGAAGGAATGGTATTTGCCCTCGAACCTAAAAAAGGAATTGAAAATATCGGTATGGTCGGAATCGAAAACACCTTCATAGTAACTGCTGAAGGTGGAGATTGCATTACAGGAGATAATCCGGGTTTGATTCCTGTATATTGA
- a CDS encoding winged helix-turn-helix transcriptional regulator, giving the protein MGYLIAFISFFKLVPIVLGQIKNINKYKKRKEIINYVLNKPGCTPSEISKGLNISRGSVRYQLKALKGEEKLTLMSGGKFTRAFQNSYVLTNNEKIMIAHLKGDTRKQILLNILENPGITNQEISEKLSLDKSTTHWHIKKLREDDIIISEAEWKFTKYIINPAVEPDLLKWLKT; this is encoded by the coding sequence GTGGGATATCTGATTGCTTTTATTTCTTTTTTTAAACTGGTTCCAATAGTCCTGGGCCAGATAAAGAACATAAATAAATATAAAAAGAGAAAGGAAATTATTAATTACGTGCTGAACAAGCCGGGATGCACACCATCCGAAATTTCAAAAGGCCTGAATATTAGCCGGGGATCTGTGAGGTATCAGCTGAAGGCACTCAAAGGTGAAGAGAAATTGACTTTAATGAGTGGAGGAAAGTTCACAAGAGCTTTTCAAAATTCCTATGTTTTAACAAACAACGAAAAAATAATGATAGCACATCTTAAAGGCGATACAAGAAAACAAATACTTCTTAATATTCTGGAAAATCCTGGGATTACAAATCAGGAAATCTCAGAAAAGCTGAGTTTAGACAAAAGTACTACTCACTGGCATATAAAAAAGTTACGGGAAGACGATATTATTATTTCCGAAGCAGAATGGAAGTTCACAAAATATATTATAAACCCTGCTGTGGAACCAGATCTACTAAAATGGCTTAAAACATAA
- a CDS encoding chymotrypsin family serine protease, protein MTIFLMSTAFVPVASAEILSEDAIDIAVAEPGLITSEELNSIIKQIPPTDSHILEKMSENEGALRTYGKVPEITTGTEVYKWLNTLDCIRVNLNESNEMKPYFYPAGPLVAYGTHADGYFWIIVDERYDIKNEDFDAIVDLINKQAIKLNIKDVPIVFSTGTPINITSASINQVSTSSVDPYLVYRRPITGGIALTIVNGGSGADGTIGFAAKRNSDNANGYVTTGHTSWFQTGLPSYQPIYGSGNQAGTVSKIGTNTDAAFVPYSNVAARIHTGGGNFVNVDGYYSGGISGMTLTKSGRASGSVTGQYIGVLTGQTIGGHYMDKIELMTTTCTSGDSGGPVYAYYNGNYKIVGIICGWTTVNQSIPATVYIPCGEVTSKLGVTPLTA, encoded by the coding sequence TTGACAATATTCCTGATGAGCACGGCCTTTGTGCCGGTGGCGAGTGCCGAAATATTATCTGAAGATGCTATTGATATAGCAGTTGCAGAGCCAGGACTAATTACATCAGAGGAGCTAAACTCGATAATCAAACAGATTCCTCCAACAGATTCCCATATCCTGGAAAAAATGAGTGAAAATGAGGGCGCTTTAAGAACGTATGGCAAAGTTCCTGAAATTACAACAGGTACTGAAGTTTACAAATGGCTTAATACGTTGGATTGTATCAGGGTTAACCTGAATGAGAGCAATGAAATGAAGCCATACTTTTACCCTGCAGGCCCACTTGTAGCATACGGTACACATGCAGACGGTTATTTTTGGATTATTGTCGACGAAAGGTATGATATTAAAAACGAGGATTTTGATGCCATTGTCGATCTAATAAATAAACAAGCAATAAAACTAAACATTAAAGATGTGCCAATTGTTTTTTCTACTGGCACCCCAATAAATATTACTTCTGCTTCCATTAATCAAGTTTCAACAAGTTCTGTAGACCCGTACCTTGTTTATCGTCGCCCTATTACAGGAGGGATAGCGCTTACTATAGTTAATGGGGGTTCTGGAGCTGACGGGACTATAGGATTTGCTGCTAAAAGAAATAGTGATAATGCCAATGGATATGTAACTACTGGACATACATCTTGGTTCCAAACGGGCTTACCATCATACCAGCCAATATACGGCTCTGGAAATCAGGCTGGAACAGTTTCAAAAATCGGTACAAATACTGATGCAGCTTTTGTACCATATAGTAATGTTGCGGCTCGAATACATACCGGTGGAGGAAATTTTGTGAACGTAGATGGTTACTATTCGGGCGGAATTTCAGGCATGACTCTTACAAAATCTGGAAGAGCAAGTGGATCTGTGACAGGACAATACATCGGAGTTTTGACAGGTCAGACCATTGGTGGGCATTATATGGATAAAATAGAATTAATGACTACAACATGCACAAGTGGAGATAGCGGTGGACCTGTATATGCTTATTATAATGGGAATTATAAGATCGTTGGAATAATATGTGGATGGACGACAGTAAATCAATCTATACCAGCCACTGTTTATATTCCATGCGGGGAAGTAACGTCTAAGCTCGGTGTAACTCCTCTTACAGCATAA
- a CDS encoding DUF3160 domain-containing protein produces MVSLIPGSGCIDSSSEPVKEAKLDEVTDSQDTSSNATVETAHEENFSEESKAIIESEKKSSFFGYYSKKSLQFEADVPPYSLPLKASEIANYEYFSQKIPLTNDSRNLLYKNGFVVIESGAAGGLFEAEPVRVNETYKDLKMAGVPIFITTDSLLHLYHIQFDETLKRVEEKEFYDILWKLDKALLEASIEDYNRSVENKASDEVVEAARRNVAYFAVALSLLEPKPEQIEEKLVIPGKNFDSQDAKQYSVGIPSFVKDDVEAEIRLIEAREGSALSPIFNYDEDYSQYAPRGHYTSSEKLKNYFKAMMWHGRISLLLQPDMITAKELTTEYSVTEKSAAEKSEKQARIQTIQALLISDHFDRDKNLQAEWDRIYDVTAFYVGFSDDLGPYEYAKALDTVFGNDREEPSLDRENLTALKTELERYESPKIYGGTGEIIPVGSETENKTLEATKGFRFMGQRYTPDSYILQKLYPPALNIMDLLGSERARKHLKNLNVSENEEYKMHYLSLENEFGALDEDDWNKNLYWAQLYALKPLLVSYPEGYPTFMQTEAWEDKQLNAALASWTELRHDTILYSKQAYFTSAFYNLEEKPVQGYVEPVPEFYARMLALTKMAHSGLAEMKVLDEQSDKDFTTLESTLEKLMEISVKELENKELTDEEYEFIKNFEQNIAPMLENVEEDAQSSVMVADVYTDGEGRVLEEGTGKLDLIVIAYKQPDGRIVLGAGPVMSYYEFWQPSGERLTDEEWREMLESNPPGRPEWVKSFKV; encoded by the coding sequence ATGGTGTCACTGATACCTGGGTCGGGCTGCATTGACAGTAGTAGCGAACCAGTCAAAGAAGCCAAACTGGATGAAGTAACAGACAGTCAGGACACTTCATCCAATGCTACAGTAGAAACTGCTCATGAGGAAAACTTCTCGGAAGAAAGCAAAGCTATCATTGAGTCTGAAAAAAAAAGCTCTTTTTTCGGATATTACAGTAAAAAAAGCCTACAGTTTGAGGCAGATGTTCCTCCTTATTCTTTACCTCTAAAAGCTTCTGAAATTGCAAATTATGAATATTTCTCCCAGAAAATTCCCCTGACAAACGACAGCAGGAATTTACTGTACAAAAATGGATTCGTTGTAATTGAAAGTGGAGCAGCCGGAGGACTGTTCGAAGCAGAGCCTGTGAGAGTAAACGAAACTTACAAGGATCTAAAAATGGCTGGCGTTCCTATCTTCATCACGACGGATTCTCTTCTTCATCTTTATCACATCCAGTTTGATGAAACTTTAAAACGGGTCGAAGAAAAGGAATTTTACGACATCCTTTGGAAACTTGATAAAGCTCTCCTTGAAGCCTCCATCGAGGATTATAACAGGTCGGTAGAGAATAAAGCTTCTGACGAAGTAGTAGAAGCTGCTAGAAGAAATGTTGCCTACTTTGCCGTAGCTTTGAGCCTACTTGAACCGAAACCAGAGCAGATAGAAGAAAAACTGGTAATTCCAGGGAAGAATTTCGATTCTCAGGATGCAAAACAATACAGTGTTGGAATCCCCTCATTTGTAAAAGATGATGTAGAGGCCGAAATACGCCTGATAGAGGCTCGAGAAGGTTCTGCACTTTCTCCGATTTTCAATTACGATGAAGATTACTCTCAGTACGCCCCACGGGGACACTATACATCTTCTGAGAAATTGAAGAACTACTTTAAGGCCATGATGTGGCACGGTAGAATAAGTCTGCTACTTCAACCGGACATGATTACTGCAAAAGAATTAACGACGGAATATTCGGTTACAGAAAAGTCAGCTGCGGAAAAATCTGAAAAGCAGGCCAGAATTCAGACCATTCAGGCCCTTTTGATTTCTGACCATTTTGACAGGGACAAAAACCTTCAGGCTGAATGGGACAGAATCTATGACGTGACAGCTTTCTATGTCGGTTTTTCCGACGACCTCGGGCCTTATGAATATGCAAAAGCTCTGGATACTGTCTTTGGGAATGATAGAGAAGAACCAAGCTTGGATAGAGAAAACCTTACAGCACTGAAGACCGAGCTGGAAAGATATGAAAGCCCGAAAATCTATGGAGGTACCGGAGAAATAATTCCAGTAGGTTCAGAAACTGAAAACAAAACTCTTGAGGCCACGAAAGGGTTCAGGTTCATGGGGCAACGCTACACTCCAGACTCTTATATTCTACAGAAACTCTATCCTCCAGCCCTGAACATCATGGATCTCCTCGGTTCTGAAAGAGCCAGAAAACACCTGAAAAACCTGAATGTTTCCGAAAACGAAGAATACAAAATGCACTATCTATCTCTGGAAAATGAATTTGGAGCTCTTGATGAAGATGACTGGAATAAAAACCTTTACTGGGCCCAACTATACGCCTTAAAGCCTCTCCTTGTAAGTTATCCAGAGGGCTATCCTACCTTTATGCAGACCGAAGCCTGGGAAGATAAACAGCTGAATGCGGCTCTTGCTTCCTGGACCGAACTCAGGCACGATACTATTCTCTATTCAAAGCAGGCCTATTTCACAAGTGCATTCTATAATCTGGAAGAAAAGCCTGTTCAAGGATATGTGGAGCCAGTACCTGAATTCTATGCCAGGATGCTTGCCCTTACAAAAATGGCACACAGCGGGCTGGCGGAAATGAAGGTGCTTGATGAGCAGTCGGATAAAGATTTTACAACTCTTGAAAGCACCCTTGAAAAGCTGATGGAAATCTCGGTTAAAGAGCTTGAAAACAAAGAGCTGACAGATGAAGAGTACGAATTCATCAAAAATTTCGAACAAAATATAGCCCCGATGCTTGAGAACGTGGAAGAGGACGCCCAGAGCTCTGTCATGGTCGCCGATGTCTATACAGATGGGGAAGGGAGGGTTTTGGAAGAAGGAACCGGAAAACTGGACCTGATAGTAATAGCTTATAAACAGCCTGATGGCAGGATTGTACTTGGAGCAGGTCCTGTAATGAGTTATTACGAATTCTGGCAGCCCTCAGGGGAAAGATTAACGGATGAAGAATGGAGAGAAATGCTAGAAAGTAATCCTCCTGGAAGGCCGGAATGGGTTAAATCCTTTAAGGTGTAA
- a CDS encoding outer membrane lipoprotein-sorting protein: protein MSDDFNDLKLFEPDVYAEFLNGIILNGKLPSLLGTENIDGNNAYVLELTPSEKNESLQWKSKIWVDGENWMLIRCELYDNEGNPYLEIEIRDVKLNAGIPDSEFKVPDGAQVKVLGSEDFKNETEKMTLEEAKQFIDFEILTPEYLPEGYEFNYSMVSSSKDMPYSTFVHSGFSVFAGQHYEKITLVYTKGDNEIRIIEGVSEKGLPEIQDFENEGEYIQVNNMNGTISPIFGGNMKALTWQDEELEVTIISSLDKAELLNIAESFPEA from the coding sequence ATTTCTGATGATTTTAATGATTTGAAACTCTTCGAGCCTGATGTTTATGCTGAGTTTTTGAATGGTATTATTCTTAATGGGAAGCTACCTTCCCTCCTCGGGACCGAAAACATCGATGGGAATAACGCATATGTACTTGAGCTTACCCCTTCCGAGAAAAACGAATCGCTCCAATGGAAATCAAAAATATGGGTTGACGGAGAAAACTGGATGCTCATCAGGTGTGAACTGTATGACAATGAAGGGAATCCTTATCTTGAGATAGAAATCCGGGATGTGAAATTGAACGCTGGAATTCCAGACTCTGAATTTAAAGTTCCAGATGGCGCGCAGGTAAAAGTACTGGGATCGGAAGACTTCAAAAATGAAACCGAAAAAATGACGCTTGAAGAAGCAAAACAGTTTATTGATTTTGAAATACTCACTCCTGAATATCTTCCGGAGGGCTACGAATTTAATTATTCAATGGTCTCTTCCAGTAAGGATATGCCTTATTCGACTTTTGTCCATAGTGGTTTCAGCGTTTTTGCAGGGCAGCATTACGAAAAAATCACTCTCGTGTATACAAAAGGAGATAATGAAATACGTATCATTGAAGGCGTTTCTGAAAAAGGCTTACCTGAAATTCAGGATTTTGAAAATGAAGGAGAATATATTCAGGTAAATAACATGAACGGTACGATTTCTCCAATATTTGGTGGAAATATGAAAGCTCTGACTTGGCAAGATGAAGAGCTTGAAGTCACTATCATCTCCTCTCTTGATAAGGCAGAGCTGCTTAATATAGCAGAATCTTTTCCTGAAGCTTAA
- a CDS encoding COG1361 S-layer family protein — MNLSRISIKIAVVMLIVISNINVVSAGTYEPSPNANFEILSAEVSPQPARPGQDMFVKINIENYGRKPAEGIVLEIEDNYPFHFKYSNTEYNVSKHYTEPITVIPKISEYGNYEAFYHFTVDPKAKSGEYELTFRISSNENNAISRMKNGEAGYIKNIKIYVEGKPDLEIESLLSDEVIQPGENFNLSVKVNSVGTGNAKNARISLDLDELPEIAPLDDNSKFLSLLDAGKSETVNFHLQLSKEAEAKTYNIPIRVSFTDEAEQLNLSTIETIGFLSRGRAELSFASIKTDPVLPKEGDSVELTLRVENPGTVSAKSVQVYADHPFRGNKQSFVGTLESNEDGPAIFTFIIDKEGKYEFPIAITYSDDFGDHELKTNVTIYASEGGSNTGSSIAIIFILLIIGGLLYRNSQAGKAKDRIIRYLHKDRHSDKENTK, encoded by the coding sequence ATGAATCTGTCGAGAATTTCAATTAAGATAGCAGTGGTTATGCTCATTGTTATCTCAAATATAAATGTGGTTAGTGCAGGGACTTATGAGCCATCACCAAATGCAAATTTTGAAATTCTCTCAGCTGAGGTTAGTCCGCAGCCGGCCAGACCCGGACAAGATATGTTTGTAAAAATCAATATTGAAAATTATGGAAGAAAACCTGCTGAAGGTATTGTTTTAGAGATAGAAGATAACTATCCATTTCATTTCAAATATTCAAATACAGAATACAATGTTTCAAAACATTATACTGAACCAATCACAGTTATTCCGAAGATTTCCGAATACGGTAACTATGAAGCATTTTATCATTTCACTGTCGACCCAAAAGCAAAATCCGGAGAATATGAGCTAACATTCAGGATCTCCAGTAACGAGAATAATGCAATATCCAGAATGAAAAATGGTGAGGCAGGCTATATAAAAAATATAAAAATTTATGTTGAAGGGAAACCTGATCTTGAAATTGAGTCCCTGTTATCCGATGAGGTTATCCAGCCGGGAGAAAATTTTAACTTGTCAGTTAAAGTGAACAGTGTAGGGACAGGAAATGCAAAAAATGCACGTATTAGTTTGGATCTGGATGAACTCCCGGAGATAGCCCCTCTGGATGACAACAGCAAATTTCTTTCTCTATTAGATGCGGGAAAGTCCGAGACTGTGAATTTCCATTTGCAGCTCAGTAAAGAGGCTGAGGCAAAAACATACAATATCCCGATTAGAGTATCTTTTACTGATGAAGCTGAACAGTTAAACCTCTCTACTATAGAAACAATAGGGTTTCTGTCCAGGGGCAGAGCAGAATTGAGTTTTGCTTCAATTAAAACTGACCCTGTTTTACCAAAAGAAGGAGATTCGGTCGAACTCACTCTGCGGGTGGAAAACCCGGGCACTGTATCTGCAAAATCAGTTCAGGTCTATGCGGATCATCCTTTCAGGGGAAACAAACAGTCATTCGTTGGAACATTAGAATCCAATGAAGACGGACCTGCTATCTTCACTTTTATCATCGATAAAGAGGGAAAGTATGAATTTCCTATCGCTATCACCTACAGTGACGATTTCGGAGATCACGAGTTAAAAACCAATGTAACTATTTATGCGTCAGAAGGCGGTTCAAACACTGGAAGCTCTATAGCTATTATATTTATACTTCTCATTATTGGCGGTCTTCTTTATCGCAACTCCCAAGCCGGAAAAGCAAAGGACAGGATTATTCGGTATTTGCACAAAGATCGCCACTCGGATAAAGAGAACACCAAATGA